In a single window of the Lacerta agilis isolate rLacAgi1 chromosome 15, rLacAgi1.pri, whole genome shotgun sequence genome:
- the LOC117060043 gene encoding uncharacterized protein C2orf72 homolog isoform X2 has product MALLDPSWDLVVAAATGLLTNHSHVELKAPGCDAAPWDEVSGCHTPELCEGGAAAGSVCISVCGHCDIGRPCGLEALQGLAKGRRPRTPCWQDMTKEGKGCEQLPEAICIAGPGSKIAKDFQVMVKKVAGQPEVMLIGETLEGKDMHGMMDTFVKDLFTTNCYPIHPGDSLKEPLAATTCNIGGTPCQLIFFLCRASCLQGKQKELRRVIKEVKKFIEKSPCALVGVVMDPKTSEAEAARDQLLRMLRGAFPKGSAQKQSKAGKATEEVKNGPMELEDVEVEAEIYTPGHPRGNLAIVKAACRASEALIKSKGSWTSFAVKSAVGMTCIALASGAGWYAYNQGMIPPEVLQLLHLPSV; this is encoded by the exons ATGGCTCTCCTGGACCCCTCCTGGGACTTGGTTGTAGCAGCTGCCACTGGCCTTTTGACTAACCATTCACATGTGGAGCTGAAAGCCCCAGGCTGTGATGCAGCCCCCTGGGATGAAGTGAGTGGGTGCCATACTCCAGAGCTGTGTGAGGGAGGGGCTGCTGCAGGCTCTGTCTGCATCTCTGTGTGTGGGCATTGTGACATCGGCAGGCCGTGTGGCCTGGAAGCCCTTCAAGGTTTAGCTAAAGGCAGAAGGCCAAGGACTCCATGCTGGCAGGACATGAccaaggaggggaagggctgcGAGCAGCTTCCCGAAGCAATATGCATCGCAGGGCCAGGGAGCAAGATCGCCAAAGACTTCCAGGTCATGGTGAAGAAGGTGGCGGGCCAACCTGAGGTCATGCTCATAGGGGAGACGCTGGAAGGCAAGGACATGCATGGGATGATGGACACCTTCGTCAAGGACCTCTTTACCACCAACTGCTACCCCATCCACCCCGGAGATTCCCTGAAGGAGCCCCTGGCTGCCACCACCTGCAACATCGGGGGCACGCCATGCCAGCTGATCTTCTTCCTCTGCCGGGCTTCCTGCCTCCAGGGGAAGCAGAAGGAGCTCCGCAGGGTCATCAAGGAGGTGAAAAAGTTTATCGAGAAGTCCCCCTGTGCCCTGGTGGGCGTCGTCATGGACCCCAAGACTTCGGAGGCAGAGGCCGCCCGCGACCAGTTGCTGCGCATGCTCCGGGGCGCCTTCCCCAAGGGGTCTGCGCAGAAGCAGAGCAAGGCTGGAAAGGCTACGGAGGAGGTCAAGAACGGCCCGATGGAGCTGGAGGACGTGGAAGTGGAAGCGGAGATCTACACCCCAGGCCACCCGCGAGGGAACCTGGCCATCGTGAAGGCAGCTTGCAGGGCTTCTGAAGCCCTGATCAAATCCAAAG GTTCGTGGACTTCGTTTGCCGTCAAAAGTGCCGTGGGGATGACATGCATTGCCTTGGCTTCCGGAGCAGGGTGGTACGCCTACAACCAAGGGATGATCCCGCCAGAGGTGTTGCAACTCCTGCACTTGCCATCTGTCTGA
- the LOC117060043 gene encoding uncharacterized protein LOC117060043 isoform X1 encodes MALLDPSWDLVVAAATGLLTNHSHVELKAPGCDAAPWDEVSGCHTPELCEGGAAAGSVCISVCGHCDIGRPCGLEALQGLAKGRRPRTPCWQDMTKEGKGCEQLPEAICIAGPGSKIAKDFQVMVKKVAGQPEVMLIGETLEGKDMHGMMDTFVKDLFTTNCYPIHPGDSLKEPLAATTCNIGGTPCQLIFFLCRASCLQGKQKELRRVIKEVKKFIEKSPCALVGVVMDPKTSEAEAARDQLLRMLRGAFPKGSAQKQSKAGKATEEVKNGPMELEDVEVEAEIYTPGHPRGNLAIVKAACRASEALIKSKGMPEENPNAEVTKDSLTITGSWTSFAVKSAVGMTCIALASGAGWYAYNQGMIPPEVLQLLHLPSV; translated from the exons ATGGCTCTCCTGGACCCCTCCTGGGACTTGGTTGTAGCAGCTGCCACTGGCCTTTTGACTAACCATTCACATGTGGAGCTGAAAGCCCCAGGCTGTGATGCAGCCCCCTGGGATGAAGTGAGTGGGTGCCATACTCCAGAGCTGTGTGAGGGAGGGGCTGCTGCAGGCTCTGTCTGCATCTCTGTGTGTGGGCATTGTGACATCGGCAGGCCGTGTGGCCTGGAAGCCCTTCAAGGTTTAGCTAAAGGCAGAAGGCCAAGGACTCCATGCTGGCAGGACATGAccaaggaggggaagggctgcGAGCAGCTTCCCGAAGCAATATGCATCGCAGGGCCAGGGAGCAAGATCGCCAAAGACTTCCAGGTCATGGTGAAGAAGGTGGCGGGCCAACCTGAGGTCATGCTCATAGGGGAGACGCTGGAAGGCAAGGACATGCATGGGATGATGGACACCTTCGTCAAGGACCTCTTTACCACCAACTGCTACCCCATCCACCCCGGAGATTCCCTGAAGGAGCCCCTGGCTGCCACCACCTGCAACATCGGGGGCACGCCATGCCAGCTGATCTTCTTCCTCTGCCGGGCTTCCTGCCTCCAGGGGAAGCAGAAGGAGCTCCGCAGGGTCATCAAGGAGGTGAAAAAGTTTATCGAGAAGTCCCCCTGTGCCCTGGTGGGCGTCGTCATGGACCCCAAGACTTCGGAGGCAGAGGCCGCCCGCGACCAGTTGCTGCGCATGCTCCGGGGCGCCTTCCCCAAGGGGTCTGCGCAGAAGCAGAGCAAGGCTGGAAAGGCTACGGAGGAGGTCAAGAACGGCCCGATGGAGCTGGAGGACGTGGAAGTGGAAGCGGAGATCTACACCCCAGGCCACCCGCGAGGGAACCTGGCCATCGTGAAGGCAGCTTGCAGGGCTTCTGAAGCCCTGATCAAATCCAAAG GTATGCCGGAGGAGAACCCTAACGCCGAGGTCACTAAGGATTCGCTAACCATTACAGGTTCGTGGACTTCGTTTGCCGTCAAAAGTGCCGTGGGGATGACATGCATTGCCTTGGCTTCCGGAGCAGGGTGGTACGCCTACAACCAAGGGATGATCCCGCCAGAGGTGTTGCAACTCCTGCACTTGCCATCTGTCTGA
- the LOC117059696 gene encoding uncharacterized protein LOC117059696, with protein sequence MEKKEQRGGGRRTDAHQDPCEGDPGGTVVQRTQVVLLAGEPWGAESGQQVLSSFAHHVLPTTGGGPQEAPGAEPTAKAQQQEQQQQQQLGTQSPPCTSSVAPSGQLTFFLCRAASLRERAARLREVLQGVRDQSRGAPAALVGVIVQPRPEEEYEALIRLEELLREVFEAEGACSMEIHTAVFAPGRPDGALELRRVRGRVAARRTMSETWTDKSRFIQLLGAALSFGTMAYGGYYFYHHPPM encoded by the exons ATGGAGAAGAAAGAGCAGCGGGGCGGAGGGCGGCGGACCGACGCCCACCAGGACCCGTGCGAGGGCGACCCCGGGGGCACGGTGGTGCAGCGAACGCAAGTGGTGCTCCTGGCCGGCGAGCCGTGGGGGGCCGAGAGCGGCCAGCAGGTCCTCAGCTCCTTCGCGCACCACGTGCTGCCCACAACGGGTGGCGGCCCCCAAGAGGCCCCTGGTGCCGAGCCCACCGCGAAGGCCCAAcaacaagaacagcagcagcagcagcagctgggcacTCAGTCGCCGCCCTGCACTTCCTCGGTCGCGCCGTCGGGGCAGCTGACTTTCTTTCTGTGCCGGGCGGCGTCGCTGCGGGAGCGGGCGGCGCGCCTGCGGGAGGTACTGCAGGGCGTGCGGGACCAGAGCCGCGGGGCGCCGGCCGCCCTGGTGGGCGTGATTGTGCAGCCGCGGCCCGAGGAGGAGTACGAAGCCTTGATTCGCCTCGAGGAGCTGCTCCGCGAGGTCTTCGAAGCCGAGGGCGCCTGCTCTATGGAGATCCACACGGCCGTCTTCGCTCCTGGCCGGCCCGACGGCGCCCTCGAGCTCCGGCGCGTCAGGGGCCGCGTCGCCGCCAGGCGAACGA TGAGCGAAACTTGGACAGACAAATCAAGGTTTATTCAGTTGTTGGGAGCTGCGCTGTCTTTCGGAACAATGGCCTACGGGGGCTATTACTTCTACCACCACCCACCAATGTAA